One window of Microbacterium sp. Root61 genomic DNA carries:
- a CDS encoding NIPSNAP family protein — protein MITVHLRYEIDPDKLDDFTQYGRTWIRLVNRLGGTHHGYFMPSEGDSDEAFALFTFPSLAEYEIYRNASKTDPECQEAFEFARATGCIRRYERRFLSPVFS, from the coding sequence ATGATCACTGTTCATCTTCGCTATGAGATCGATCCCGACAAGCTCGACGACTTCACCCAGTACGGCCGCACGTGGATCCGACTCGTGAACAGGCTCGGGGGCACCCACCACGGCTACTTCATGCCCAGCGAGGGCGACAGCGACGAGGCGTTCGCGTTGTTCACCTTCCCGTCGCTGGCCGAATATGAGATCTACCGGAACGCTTCGAAGACGGATCCGGAGTGCCAGGAGGCGTTCGAGTTCGCACGTGCGACCGGCTGCATCCGTCGCTACGAGCGCCGGTTCCTCTCTCCCGTGTTCTCCTAG
- a CDS encoding SRPBCC domain-containing protein translates to MNDEMNLTELSFSVSGRVARTPEEVYEAVADPAQLSRYFTTGGAQGRLESGTKVAWDFADFPGAFPVTVVEADAPRRIVVEWDGKASARENGATRVTFEFEPIDDGSRTLVTITESSWLPTPEGATAAFGNCEGWTMMLTALKVWVEHGINVREGFYR, encoded by the coding sequence ATGAATGACGAAATGAACCTCACCGAACTCTCCTTCTCCGTCTCCGGGCGAGTCGCCCGCACGCCGGAGGAGGTGTATGAGGCCGTCGCCGACCCCGCACAACTCTCGCGCTACTTCACGACGGGTGGGGCGCAAGGCAGGCTGGAGTCCGGCACGAAGGTCGCATGGGACTTCGCCGACTTCCCCGGCGCGTTCCCCGTCACGGTGGTCGAAGCCGACGCGCCCCGCAGGATCGTCGTCGAATGGGACGGCAAGGCATCCGCCCGGGAGAACGGCGCCACTCGGGTCACCTTCGAGTTTGAGCCGATCGACGACGGCTCACGGACCCTGGTGACGATCACTGAATCATCGTGGCTGCCGACCCCCGAAGGAGCGACCGCGGCGTTCGGCAATTGCGAAGGCTGGACGATGATGCTGACTGCGCTCAAGGTCTGGGTGGAGCACGGCATCAACGTGCGCGAAGGTTTCTACCGCTGA
- a CDS encoding alpha/beta hydrolase, with translation MSKMMLDPQITAIYTAMAETLQSFGDFTPPARGDVQALRTMIDASMPACPAPPSTGVSLTQHMVASSNEGQFEVRWFTPENLATDTAGPAVVYLHGGGMVAGKAEYYDDLVKYYVQQSGVPFASVDYRLAPENPGTGMATDAADAIDWLIARAAELWIDPQRIAVMGDSGGGGVAAGAAILARDRGVALAKQILVYPMLDDRTITPDPSIAPYAAWDWDSNWTCWTAVLGDDIAGDDVSPIAAPARLRDFSGLAPAYIEVGELDIFRNESISYAQRLHAAGISCELHVLPGVTHGHDRVSVDIDVSRRSFADRCRVLAAL, from the coding sequence ATGTCAAAGATGATGCTCGATCCACAGATCACCGCGATCTACACGGCCATGGCCGAGACCCTCCAGTCGTTCGGCGACTTCACTCCCCCGGCTCGCGGCGATGTCCAGGCACTGCGCACGATGATCGACGCGTCGATGCCCGCATGTCCCGCACCCCCGTCCACGGGTGTGAGCCTCACACAACATATGGTCGCGTCCTCGAACGAGGGGCAGTTCGAAGTCCGATGGTTCACGCCTGAGAACCTGGCGACCGACACGGCGGGCCCCGCCGTGGTCTATCTGCACGGCGGCGGCATGGTGGCCGGCAAGGCGGAGTACTACGACGATCTGGTCAAGTACTACGTGCAGCAGTCCGGTGTGCCGTTCGCCTCGGTCGACTACCGTCTCGCCCCGGAGAACCCGGGTACGGGGATGGCGACGGATGCGGCGGACGCGATCGACTGGCTGATCGCGCGAGCCGCCGAGCTGTGGATCGATCCCCAGCGGATCGCCGTGATGGGCGACAGCGGCGGCGGCGGCGTGGCCGCGGGTGCGGCGATCCTCGCTCGCGATCGGGGCGTCGCGCTCGCGAAGCAGATCCTCGTGTACCCGATGCTGGATGACCGCACGATCACTCCCGATCCCTCCATCGCCCCCTACGCGGCGTGGGACTGGGACTCCAACTGGACGTGCTGGACCGCCGTACTGGGAGACGACATCGCCGGCGACGACGTCTCGCCGATCGCTGCGCCCGCGCGCCTCCGCGACTTCAGCGGCCTTGCGCCGGCGTACATCGAGGTCGGCGAGCTCGACATCTTCCGCAACGAGTCGATCTCTTACGCCCAACGCCTCCACGCCGCCGGGATCTCGTGCGAACTGCACGTGCTCCCCGGCGTCACGCACGGGCACGACCGCGTCAGCGTCGACATCGATGTGTCGCGCCGCTCGTTCGCGGACAGGTGCCGCGTCCTCGCCGCGCTCTAG
- a CDS encoding ArsR/SmtB family transcription factor: MNEATDKDADDDRVFKALASPVRRRMLDALKGSSHTTGSLCALFPELDRTTVLQHLRVLEGAELVIGRKVGRERHLALAPLPIKRIHDRWISEYMHAAVDLLDELDAE, from the coding sequence ATGAATGAGGCGACGGACAAGGATGCCGACGATGACCGCGTGTTCAAGGCGCTGGCGTCGCCGGTGCGTCGCCGCATGCTGGACGCGCTGAAGGGCTCATCCCACACCACGGGGTCGTTGTGCGCGCTGTTCCCCGAGCTGGACCGCACTACGGTGCTTCAGCATCTGCGCGTGCTGGAGGGGGCTGAACTCGTCATCGGTCGAAAGGTGGGTCGCGAGCGGCACCTCGCGCTGGCGCCGCTTCCGATCAAGCGCATCCACGACCGCTGGATCAGCGAGTACATGCACGCCGCGGTCGATCTGCTCGACGAGCTGGACGCGGAGTGA
- a CDS encoding SDR family oxidoreductase, translated as MTGSASGIGKATASLLRAAGHKVIGIDLRDAEIIADLSLKSARDSLVEKVHALSPGGIDGILAIAGGPAEVNYLGAVATLDGLRPLLADSPAPRAVAVSSFAAALEVDEALLEAYLSGDETVIAEESAAAAKDGREQFLYATSKRAVSLWVRRQSITAEWAGAGIPINAVAPGVIRTPMTEEILSTPEGHAMLLGMVPAPLNGPAEPEVPARLLAWLVSEENSHVTGQVIFLDGGADATVRGDSIF; from the coding sequence ATGACCGGCTCAGCATCGGGAATCGGCAAGGCAACAGCGTCGCTCCTGCGAGCGGCGGGCCACAAGGTCATCGGAATCGACCTGCGCGATGCCGAGATCATCGCCGATCTGTCGCTCAAGTCCGCGCGGGATTCGCTCGTCGAGAAGGTGCACGCGCTCTCGCCGGGCGGGATCGATGGCATCCTCGCGATCGCCGGCGGGCCCGCGGAGGTCAACTATCTCGGCGCTGTCGCGACCCTCGACGGACTGCGACCGCTGCTGGCTGATTCGCCCGCTCCCCGGGCGGTGGCGGTGTCGTCCTTCGCCGCCGCGCTCGAGGTCGATGAGGCCCTGCTCGAGGCGTATCTGAGCGGCGACGAAACCGTCATCGCCGAGGAGTCGGCGGCTGCGGCGAAGGATGGGCGCGAGCAGTTCCTCTACGCGACGTCGAAGCGCGCGGTATCGCTCTGGGTACGTCGTCAATCGATCACCGCCGAGTGGGCGGGTGCAGGCATCCCGATCAATGCCGTGGCGCCCGGAGTCATCCGCACGCCGATGACCGAAGAGATCCTCTCCACTCCGGAAGGGCACGCGATGCTCCTCGGCATGGTGCCGGCGCCCCTCAACGGACCGGCCGAGCCTGAGGTTCCCGCCCGACTGCTCGCGTGGTTGGTGAGCGAGGAGAACTCGCACGTGACGGGTCAGGTCATCTTCCTGGACGGCGGAGCCGACGCGACGGTCCGCGGGGACAGCATCTTCTGA
- a CDS encoding TetR/AcrR family transcriptional regulator, with translation MGLTGIPPAAFMREGDPTDPRSMRTRSQLLAAYEQLLESGSTPTVAELVRVAGVSRSSFYTHFAGIEDVGVAALRSVLDAFDPPQEEREPGRPVGPTAASFRDLFGHLAEHRDLCVAVLVLDGQMPALAELHGALVAHLVAAIEQAPAKPVGFDVQRGARFLVGGILALLHADLQAAESDVDDVAQTIAAMLPDWLARDNLLDAPLSVSPSAGAAGR, from the coding sequence ATGGGATTGACCGGAATTCCGCCCGCGGCGTTCATGCGTGAGGGCGACCCCACCGATCCGCGATCGATGCGGACGCGCAGCCAGTTGCTCGCGGCCTACGAGCAGCTCCTCGAATCGGGCAGCACGCCGACGGTCGCGGAGCTCGTGCGCGTGGCCGGCGTGAGCAGAAGCTCGTTCTACACGCACTTCGCGGGCATCGAGGACGTGGGTGTCGCGGCGCTCCGTTCGGTTCTCGACGCGTTCGACCCGCCCCAGGAGGAGAGGGAGCCCGGCCGGCCTGTCGGGCCGACGGCCGCGAGCTTCCGCGATCTGTTCGGCCACCTCGCCGAGCACCGGGATCTGTGCGTGGCGGTCCTCGTCCTGGACGGGCAGATGCCGGCGCTCGCCGAACTGCACGGGGCGTTGGTGGCGCACCTCGTCGCCGCGATCGAGCAGGCGCCCGCCAAGCCCGTCGGATTCGACGTGCAGCGTGGTGCGCGGTTCCTCGTCGGAGGGATACTCGCACTGCTGCACGCGGACCTGCAGGCGGCGGAGTCCGATGTCGACGATGTCGCCCAGACGATCGCGGCCATGCTCCCGGACTGGCTGGCGCGGGACAACCTTCTCGACGCGCCGCTGTCGGTCTCTCCCAGCGCTGGGGCAGCGGGCCGATGA
- a CDS encoding GNAT family N-acetyltransferase translates to MSEILIAPATSDRVADAEYALSGGGDGRSCQCQWWTITNAQFQNTTQDERAGLLRDEMASDPPPALIAYVDGEAAGWVRVGPRTAQPRLARTREFATNSPEPFDDPSVWAVTCFVVRKEHRATGLNSRLLDAAVDFARDHGARVIEGYPIDVSAGPKRANDLFRGILSVFQDAGFREVARPRPDRAIVALALD, encoded by the coding sequence ATGAGTGAGATCCTCATCGCACCCGCGACGTCAGACCGCGTGGCGGATGCCGAGTACGCACTGTCGGGCGGCGGTGACGGCCGCAGCTGCCAATGCCAGTGGTGGACGATCACGAACGCCCAGTTCCAGAACACCACCCAGGACGAGCGCGCCGGGTTGCTGCGCGACGAGATGGCGTCCGATCCGCCACCCGCGCTGATCGCCTACGTGGACGGCGAAGCGGCGGGGTGGGTGCGCGTCGGTCCCCGCACCGCACAGCCGCGCCTCGCGCGCACACGCGAATTCGCGACCAACTCCCCCGAGCCCTTCGACGATCCGAGCGTGTGGGCGGTCACGTGCTTCGTCGTACGCAAGGAGCACCGCGCGACCGGGCTGAACTCCCGCCTGCTGGACGCGGCCGTCGACTTCGCGCGCGATCACGGCGCGCGCGTGATCGAGGGGTATCCGATCGACGTCTCAGCCGGACCGAAGCGCGCGAACGACCTGTTCCGCGGGATCCTGTCGGTGTTCCAGGATGCCGGTTTCCGCGAGGTCGCCCGTCCACGCCCCGACCGTGCGATCGTCGCACTCGCCCTCGACTGA
- a CDS encoding lysoplasmalogenase yields MTSPSIARRSAASALPGSWWWGFVPFVLVSIVHVAALAADADALAAPTKLALMPLLAVAVFWGGRGSTWGTPFALLFTAIALSWLGDGAATFFPFAPTLPMMLLCFGLAHLCYIWLFWRRLAVRRLPAWSIVYALWWGVLVAVLWPFLGALAIAVAVYGLVLGGTAAAASRCHPLIVWGGAFFLSSDTILAFRLFMPDAMPDWTSPAVMFTYCLGQGLIAAGVIVATRSGKVATE; encoded by the coding sequence GTGACCTCACCCTCCATCGCGCGCCGTAGCGCGGCATCCGCTCTCCCCGGCTCCTGGTGGTGGGGTTTCGTGCCCTTCGTGCTCGTATCGATCGTGCATGTCGCCGCGCTGGCCGCAGACGCCGATGCCTTGGCCGCCCCGACCAAGCTCGCGCTCATGCCGCTGCTGGCCGTCGCCGTGTTCTGGGGCGGGCGCGGTTCGACGTGGGGCACGCCCTTCGCGCTGCTGTTCACCGCGATCGCGCTGTCGTGGCTCGGTGATGGCGCGGCCACGTTCTTCCCGTTCGCACCCACCCTGCCGATGATGCTGCTCTGCTTCGGGCTGGCGCACCTCTGCTACATCTGGCTGTTCTGGCGACGCCTCGCCGTACGCCGACTGCCGGCCTGGTCGATCGTGTACGCCCTGTGGTGGGGTGTCCTGGTCGCCGTCTTGTGGCCGTTCCTCGGCGCTCTCGCGATCGCCGTCGCCGTGTACGGCCTCGTGCTGGGCGGCACCGCGGCCGCGGCATCCCGCTGTCATCCGCTCATCGTGTGGGGCGGGGCGTTCTTCCTCAGCTCGGACACGATCCTGGCTTTCCGCCTCTTCATGCCCGACGCGATGCCCGATTGGACGAGCCCGGCGGTCATGTTCACCTACTGCCTCGGGCAGGGTCTGATCGCCGCCGGAGTGATCGTCGCGACGCGTAGCGGGAAGGTCGCCACGGAATGA
- a CDS encoding RNA polymerase sigma factor, with protein MGPATALRRAIPEVVGILVRRGADFASAEDAVQTALVRALERPILGGVRDVRAWLVTVAWRAFLDQVRSDTARAAREERLAQEPERGLVPQHDDTLGLYFLCTHPVLTSTSAIALTLRAVAGLTTRQIADAFLVPEATMAQRISRAKQRLVGIPLDQPGDLSRVVRVLYLLFNEGYSGEIDIAAEAVRVTRQLAALTDEPEVAGLLALMLLHHARRPARVIGGRLVPLAEQDRSLWDVDAITEGVAILQSALARDRLGQYQAQAAIAALHADAPTAAETDWVQIVEWYDELLVFGDSPVIRLGRAVAIGEADGPRAGLAALDLVGDDVPRYHAALAYLQERSGATDAAAAEYAEAARLATSILEQEHLLRQAQRLSQSRDTIADDR; from the coding sequence GTGGGCCCAGCCACGGCACTGCGCCGTGCGATTCCAGAGGTCGTCGGCATCCTCGTCCGGCGCGGCGCGGACTTCGCGTCGGCCGAGGATGCCGTGCAGACCGCTCTGGTGCGAGCGCTCGAGCGACCGATCCTCGGGGGAGTGCGCGACGTCCGCGCGTGGCTCGTCACGGTGGCGTGGCGTGCGTTCCTCGATCAGGTGCGCAGCGATACGGCGCGCGCCGCCCGGGAGGAGAGACTCGCGCAAGAACCCGAACGTGGCCTCGTGCCGCAGCATGACGACACGCTCGGGCTCTACTTCTTGTGCACACATCCGGTCCTCACCTCGACGTCGGCGATCGCACTCACATTGCGTGCGGTCGCCGGCCTCACGACGCGGCAGATCGCGGATGCCTTCCTGGTGCCGGAGGCGACCATGGCCCAGCGCATCAGCCGCGCGAAGCAGCGACTCGTCGGCATCCCGCTCGATCAGCCGGGCGATCTGTCCCGTGTGGTGCGCGTTCTCTATCTCCTGTTCAACGAGGGGTACTCGGGCGAGATCGACATCGCTGCTGAGGCTGTTCGCGTGACGCGCCAGCTCGCCGCGCTCACCGACGAGCCTGAAGTCGCCGGGCTCCTCGCGCTCATGCTGCTGCACCATGCGAGGCGGCCGGCCCGTGTCATAGGTGGCCGGCTCGTGCCGCTCGCCGAGCAGGATCGTTCCCTGTGGGACGTGGATGCGATCACCGAAGGCGTCGCCATCCTGCAGTCGGCGCTGGCACGGGACCGGCTGGGGCAGTACCAGGCGCAAGCCGCGATCGCGGCGTTGCACGCGGATGCGCCGACTGCCGCCGAGACCGACTGGGTCCAGATCGTGGAATGGTACGACGAGCTTCTCGTGTTCGGGGACTCGCCCGTCATCCGACTCGGCCGCGCGGTCGCGATCGGCGAGGCGGACGGGCCGCGCGCGGGCCTGGCCGCCCTCGACCTCGTGGGCGATGATGTGCCGCGGTACCACGCCGCGCTCGCGTACCTCCAGGAGCGGAGCGGTGCCACGGATGCAGCTGCCGCCGAGTACGCGGAGGCCGCACGCCTAGCGACCAGCATCCTCGAACAGGAGCACCTGCTGCGCCAGGCGCAGCGCCTCAGCCAGAGTCGGGACACGATCGCCGACGATCGCTGA
- a CDS encoding ABC transporter permease yields MTTPVRLDGVGGAIVPPAPSANLRARAIGRVALRKLIDIVVVMLVAATFVFLMLQLMPGDPADVLLKGVFEITPGLRAEVIANYGLDRPVWEQYWQFMTGMFRGDLGQSYLLRQPVTEIIAANIGPTAALAASALILAIVLSVVGATLSSGRGPIALLLTQTFELLAISVPSFWIGLLLLTAFSFMIPIFPSSGAGSFSALVLPAITLAIPVTGVLAQILRERMEEALDQPFVVTSRTRGAGDMRIRIVHALRHAVLPALTYAGAVLGSLLIGTAVIETLFARPGLGRVLLTAVIANDMPLIMGIIIFGALVFVIVNSIIDVLSAAIDPRTRIDSGVRSAW; encoded by the coding sequence GTGACGACGCCGGTTCGGCTCGACGGGGTGGGTGGCGCGATCGTGCCGCCCGCCCCGTCGGCGAACCTCCGCGCCCGCGCCATCGGGCGGGTGGCGCTGCGCAAGCTCATCGACATCGTCGTGGTCATGCTCGTCGCGGCGACGTTCGTCTTCCTCATGCTGCAGCTCATGCCGGGGGACCCCGCCGACGTGCTACTGAAGGGCGTCTTCGAGATCACGCCCGGTCTGCGCGCCGAAGTGATCGCGAACTACGGCCTGGATCGCCCGGTGTGGGAGCAGTACTGGCAGTTCATGACGGGCATGTTCCGCGGTGACCTCGGGCAGAGTTACCTGCTGCGCCAGCCGGTCACCGAGATCATCGCGGCCAATATCGGCCCGACCGCGGCGCTCGCGGCATCCGCTCTGATCCTGGCGATCGTGCTCTCCGTCGTGGGTGCCACGCTGTCCTCTGGTCGCGGCCCGATCGCCCTGCTGCTGACGCAGACGTTCGAGCTGCTGGCGATCTCGGTGCCGTCCTTCTGGATCGGCCTGCTGCTGCTGACCGCCTTCTCCTTCATGATCCCGATCTTCCCCTCCAGCGGTGCGGGCAGCTTCAGCGCTCTCGTCCTGCCCGCGATCACCCTCGCTATCCCCGTGACCGGCGTGCTCGCGCAGATCCTGCGGGAGCGGATGGAGGAGGCGCTGGACCAGCCCTTCGTCGTCACCTCGCGCACCCGCGGCGCAGGGGACATGCGCATCCGCATCGTGCACGCCCTGCGTCACGCGGTGCTGCCCGCGCTGACCTACGCCGGCGCCGTGCTCGGCTCGCTGCTGATCGGCACCGCGGTCATCGAGACATTGTTCGCCCGCCCCGGCCTCGGCCGCGTGCTGCTGACCGCGGTGATCGCCAACGACATGCCGCTGATCATGGGCATCATCATCTTCGGCGCCCTCGTATTCGTCATCGTCAACTCGATCATCGACGTCCTCTCGGCGGCGATCGATCCGCGCACCCGCATCGACTCGGGGGTGCGATCGGCATGGTGA
- a CDS encoding ABC transporter substrate-binding protein, which produces MIRNTRRAGAAAATAGFIIVLAGCAGPATSDADTFVFLSDLEPVCFDTGGYRNLANYSVARQIFDPLVRQAADGSYSPGLADEWSVAEDGITWTLHIREGITFHDGTTLDANDVQASADRFTAEDTTLLNIDWLESSRVIDDNTWEATLPNPQANLLQQLSTPDFPVLSSESIEKFSDADRCADPTNLVGTGPFIPVEYVHGESLKLERNEDYEWGPEYATHTGPANVEKVEIRFVPETQARIGALQSGQADAASAVPPLNAAQLESAGFLTVDAPAAGVPFVAMLNTATGPTSDIAVRDALFSAADLDGIVENIYAGRYDRAWTTLAPTTAPAGSYNEDVVESYAYDPARTEELLVAAGYTEVNEDGIRVNATGEPLVLRWVFDSGDIRDQRDVLAEAIQADVLKSGIDIQIEKLDTASYLSRIKDGDFEIAAESWGQSDAYIMLTVAGPIVNYPKYEDDEVTGWLFEAWETLDDDAHRAELYRSIQERLSDQRVVMPLYVQNFIVATADDISGIEFDPVGYPTAFYGVQKGSAQ; this is translated from the coding sequence ATGATCCGGAACACCCGTCGTGCGGGCGCTGCAGCAGCCACCGCAGGCTTCATCATCGTGCTGGCCGGCTGCGCGGGTCCCGCGACCAGCGACGCCGACACGTTCGTCTTCCTGAGCGACCTCGAGCCGGTGTGCTTCGACACCGGTGGCTACCGCAACCTCGCCAACTACAGTGTCGCGCGTCAGATCTTCGACCCGCTCGTGCGCCAGGCGGCAGACGGAAGCTACTCGCCGGGCCTTGCCGACGAATGGTCCGTCGCCGAAGACGGCATCACCTGGACGCTGCACATCCGCGAGGGGATCACCTTCCACGACGGCACGACACTCGACGCGAACGACGTCCAGGCCAGCGCCGATCGCTTCACCGCCGAAGACACCACGCTGCTGAACATCGACTGGCTCGAGAGCTCGCGCGTCATCGACGACAACACCTGGGAGGCCACCCTCCCCAATCCGCAGGCCAACCTCCTGCAGCAGCTGTCGACCCCCGACTTCCCGGTGCTCTCCAGCGAGTCCATCGAGAAGTTCTCCGATGCCGACCGCTGCGCCGATCCGACCAACCTCGTCGGCACCGGGCCGTTCATCCCCGTCGAGTACGTGCACGGCGAGTCGCTGAAGCTCGAACGCAACGAGGACTACGAGTGGGGACCGGAGTACGCGACCCACACCGGACCGGCGAACGTGGAGAAGGTCGAGATCCGGTTCGTTCCCGAGACCCAGGCGCGCATCGGCGCGCTGCAGTCCGGTCAGGCCGACGCGGCATCCGCTGTTCCTCCGCTGAACGCGGCGCAGCTGGAATCCGCGGGCTTCCTGACGGTGGATGCCCCGGCCGCCGGCGTGCCGTTCGTCGCCATGCTCAACACGGCCACCGGCCCGACCAGCGACATCGCCGTGCGTGACGCGCTGTTCTCCGCTGCGGACCTCGACGGCATCGTCGAGAACATCTACGCCGGCCGCTACGACCGGGCCTGGACCACCCTCGCACCCACGACGGCCCCGGCCGGTTCGTACAACGAGGACGTCGTCGAGAGCTACGCCTACGACCCGGCCCGCACCGAGGAGCTGCTCGTCGCGGCGGGCTATACCGAGGTGAACGAGGACGGCATCCGCGTCAACGCCACGGGGGAGCCGCTCGTGCTGCGCTGGGTGTTCGACAGCGGTGACATCCGCGACCAGCGCGATGTGCTCGCCGAGGCCATCCAGGCCGATGTGCTCAAGAGCGGCATCGACATCCAGATCGAGAAGCTCGACACCGCGAGCTACCTGTCTCGCATCAAGGACGGCGACTTCGAGATCGCGGCAGAGTCGTGGGGCCAGTCGGATGCCTACATCATGCTGACCGTCGCCGGTCCGATCGTGAACTACCCGAAGTACGAAGACGACGAGGTCACCGGCTGGCTGTTCGAAGCCTGGGAGACCCTCGACGACGACGCGCACCGCGCCGAGCTGTACCGCAGCATCCAGGAGCGTCTGAGCGATCAGCGCGTCGTGATGCCGCTGTACGTGCAGAACTTCATCGTCGCGACGGCGGATGACATCAGCGGGATCGAGTTCGACCCGGTGGGCTACCCGACCGCGTTCTACGGCGTGCAAAAGGGTTCCGCTCAGTGA
- a CDS encoding ABC transporter permease: MVISSAALETSINRPRRAVTGHTVVAILAGIVLLGVVIMALFPSVFAPYDPLLADAGNALQPPSPEHLLGTDQLGRDVYSRVIYGARTSLLLGLGAVAVALVGGIVIGVLAGMSRGVVDRVLSRILDILFAFPDLLIAIVLVAILGVSLPTLLIAIGIGAIPGYARILRSQVQLVRSSGYVESATGLGVPGVLVAIRHIIPNSIGPLLVLATIGIGTAIIAGSALSFVGLGAQPPTPEWGLMLSESRNYLALAPWLGVWPGVFLAVTVVSINLVGRWLQRRFVSGVTR, encoded by the coding sequence ATGGTGATCTCCAGCGCTGCGCTCGAAACGAGCATCAACCGCCCGCGTCGGGCGGTCACCGGGCACACGGTCGTCGCGATCCTCGCCGGGATCGTACTGCTCGGCGTGGTCATCATGGCGCTCTTCCCGTCGGTGTTCGCCCCCTACGACCCGTTGCTGGCGGATGCCGGCAACGCCCTGCAGCCGCCGAGCCCGGAGCATCTGCTCGGCACCGACCAGCTCGGTCGCGACGTCTACTCGCGCGTCATCTACGGCGCTCGTACGAGCCTGCTGCTCGGCCTCGGCGCCGTCGCCGTGGCCCTCGTCGGCGGTATCGTGATCGGCGTGCTCGCGGGCATGTCGCGCGGGGTCGTGGATCGCGTGCTCTCGCGCATCCTCGACATCCTCTTCGCCTTCCCCGACCTGCTCATCGCGATCGTGCTCGTCGCGATCCTCGGGGTCAGCCTCCCCACCCTGCTCATCGCTATCGGCATCGGCGCGATCCCCGGCTACGCCCGCATCCTGCGCAGCCAGGTGCAGCTGGTCCGGTCGTCGGGCTACGTCGAATCGGCCACCGGGCTGGGCGTGCCGGGCGTACTCGTGGCGATCCGCCACATCATCCCGAACTCCATCGGTCCGCTGCTCGTGCTCGCCACGATCGGCATCGGCACCGCGATCATCGCCGGTTCCGCGCTGAGCTTCGTCGGACTCGGCGCCCAGCCACCGACGCCGGAGTGGGGCCTGATGCTGTCCGAGAGCCGCAACTACCTCGCCCTCGCGCCGTGGCTCGGCGTCTGGCCGGGAGTGTTCCTGGCCGTCACCGTGGTGTCGATCAACCTGGTCGGCCGGTGGCTGCAGCGCCGCTTCGTCTCGGGGGTGACGCGATGA
- a CDS encoding YciI family protein, with translation MAKYLMLKHYRGGRPAANAVPMDQLTPDEWAAHVQYMLDMEERLLASGELVSSEGLSMGGAWVRFDGEGRPPVVDGPFAETKDLIAGWMLIEVDSYQRALDLASELSAAPWAGGTPLGEWLELREVMSAPPAEVG, from the coding sequence ATGGCCAAGTATCTGATGCTCAAGCACTACCGGGGCGGTCGCCCCGCGGCGAATGCGGTCCCGATGGATCAGCTCACGCCGGATGAGTGGGCCGCGCACGTGCAGTACATGCTGGACATGGAGGAGCGGCTGCTCGCGTCGGGAGAACTGGTCTCGTCGGAGGGACTCTCGATGGGAGGCGCGTGGGTCCGTTTCGATGGCGAGGGGCGCCCGCCCGTCGTCGACGGTCCGTTCGCCGAGACGAAGGATCTCATCGCGGGTTGGATGCTCATCGAAGTCGACTCCTACCAGCGGGCGCTCGACCTCGCCTCTGAGCTGTCGGCTGCGCCGTGGGCAGGCGGCACCCCTCTCGGCGAGTGGCTGGAACTGCGCGAGGTGATGAGCGCTCCACCGGCCGAGGTCGGATGA